The Kogia breviceps isolate mKogBre1 chromosome 8, mKogBre1 haplotype 1, whole genome shotgun sequence DNA window GAGTGGCTGCCCGAGCTGTTGTCTGTGGCTGCCCAGTGAGTTGGCGAGACCTGGCAGGGAGCCAGGCTTCTGCTGGGCCATCCTGACCCATTAGTTCCCGTCTGTTCCCTAGTCCCTGCCCatcaccccctccctccagccctcgcAGTGGTCGCCGTGGTCGTGAGCACGGCGAGGGGTGTGTAAGTGTGTTGAAGGCCAGGTGACCCTCCAAGGCTCGTAGGATGTGGCCCCCCAGCCACATTCCGTGCTCCTTCTTGTTGCCGTGACACCTCGGATAGTAACTGTCTGCTTACTTGTCTCTCCCCTCTGACTAACCATTTCTTGAGGACTTGgtctatatcttttatttctgtacTGCCAGAGCTTGGCACACAGTATGTGTTCATTAAATGCTGATTGGAAACTGAAGCCCTCACGAATGTCATGGGTCAGTActgcatttttccttttgctgtgaGCAGGTGGCGCTTTGCTGAGTTTCAGTACCTGCAGCTGGGACCCCCGAGGCGGCTCCAGACCGTGGTGGTGTACCTGCCGGACATCTGGACCATCATGCCTACTTTGGAAGAGTGGGAGGCCCTGTGCCAGCAGAAAGCTGCAGAGGCAGCTCCCCCGCCCCAGGAGGTGCCAGTGGTGAGGCTGAGCCTTACGAACACGTGGGGAAAGAAGGGGCCCTAACACCTGGACCCAGATGGTCGTAGCTCTTGACTTTTCGTCACAGGAAACAGAGCCTACAGAACAGGCAGCTGATGCATCAGAGCAGGCAGCAGACACCTCTAAACAGAATGCAGAGAATCCGGAGGTCACTGCACAGCAGGAAATGGACACCGATCTCCCAGAGGCCCCTCCACCCCCTCTAGAACCTGCCGTCATGGCACGCCCCAGCTGTGTAAACCTGTCCATCCATAGTATCGTGGAGGACCGGAGGCCAAAAGAAAGGATCTCTTTTGAGGTAGGTGTAGGAGTCTCGGGGCTGTGGGGCAGGGTGTTAAAGCATGGCGGGGTTTGGAACACCCCATTTTTTGGTGCTTGTGACCCCTTGTTGCCTCTTCCACCAGGTGATGGTGTTGGCTGAGCTGTttctggagatgctgcagagGGATTTTGGCTATAGGATTTATAAGATGCTGCTGAGCCTTCCTGAAAAGGTCGTGGCCGCACCTGAACCTGAGAAGGAGGAGGCGGCCAAGGAGGAAGAAGCGGTCAAGGAGGAGGCCAAGGAGTCCAAGGATGAGGTACAGAGTGAGGGCACAGCTGCCGAGTCAGATGCCCCGCCGGTGAGTACCTCTGCCCCGGTGCCCGGGCACTGGGGCTGCGCGTGGTAATGCTGAACAGAACTGGGGCGCTGCGTGGCACCAGCGCTGCTCAGAGTGCTTTATGGGTCTTCTCACTGCGCACGCGTGCGCGCCCTGTGACCCTGGTGTGACTCAGGTGTGGGGGCGCTTAACTCTCCCACGTGGCCACACAGCCCGGAGGTGGTTGGTGTACCTGGGAGAAGGGAGGCGGGCCTGGAGCAGCGAAGGGAAGTGTGGTTGACACGGCAGCACAGAAGTCTCCATTAATAGGAATGCTTTGATGGGTACAGGTGTTTTGATTACCTGACGGTTAACTAGAACACTgcattttcttaaacatttctaaaGCATGTGGGTCTTCTTGCCTAAATACTGTCAAATAAACAAATCTCTTACGGGACTGAGATTGACTCTTGGGGAAAACCCCAGGTGTCTGGAACTCGCCCTGGTCTGCTCTGTGACCCCCACGTAACGAAGTATGTTAAATGAGACGTTGCCTGTGCGCCTTCGGCGCGGTGCCTGAACACGGCTGACGCACAGATGTTAACCGTTGTTATTGTTGGTAGTCACAGGGGCAGTTCCTCTCATCATCTTGGTCTGCTTCTCCTAGAAGGAAGACGGGCTTTTGCCCAAACCCCCATCTTctgggggagaggaagaagagaaacccCGGGGCGAGGTGTCCGAGGACCTCTGTGAGATGGCCCTGGACCCAGAACTGCTGCTCCTGAGGGACGATGGGGAGGAGGAGTTCGGTATGTCTGGCGCCTTCCCCGGGTGGCGGCTTCCTGGCTCTGTGGCTCCCGTTCTGGCTGCGTGTGGAGCCAGGCCGGGCCTGTGTGCTCCCGGCTCCCAGTTCATCTTGTGCTTTCTGTAGCAGGAGCCAAGCTGGAGGATTCCGAGGTCCGGTCAGTTGCCTCGAATCAGTCAGAGATGGAGTTCTCATCCCTTCAGGACATGGTGAGACCTCTgtgcctctctgggtctcagtgacGGGGAAGCTTAGCAAGGCCTCTGACTCACTCCTGGGAAAGGGGTGCTTTTCTTAAATGACCTCTGGCATCTTCTGATTGACGAAAGACGAAAGGTGGTTCTTGGCTTATGGGATGGCGTGCTCGTAGGATCCAGGAGAGCACTTCGGTATCGCCATCAGGGCGGATCTGAGCGATCTGTCTGACCTGGGAGCATCCAAGGTTCCTCCGTGTGTGACAGCCCCTGGGGCGAAAGTGCCCCAAAGAGGCCTTTGGTTACAGGCCAAGGGACTTGCCTGGCTCAGGGTCAGGTCTCTAACTGGAAGGGTGTGAGTGTGTCAGCCaagctgcttgtttttttttttttttttttaaacttttctttttatgttggagtatagccgattaacaatgttgtggtagtttcaggtgcacagcaaaggggcTCAGCCGTACATGTacgtgtatccattctcccccaaactcccctcccatccaggctgccacataacattgagcagaattccctgtgctatatacagtaggtccttgttggttacctattctACATATCAAGCGGTTTGATTTTATAAGGGTTTCGTCCTGGGTGATTTAGCATCAAGGGACCTGTTTGTAAATCCtgttcatctttgtttctcttttagccCAAGGAGCTGGATCCCTCTCCCGTGCTCCCTCTGGACTGTCTTCTTGCTTTTGTCTTCTTTGATGCCAACTGGTGTGGCTACTTGCATCGGCGAGACTTGGAGAGGATCCTGCTTACCCTTGGGCTCCGGCTCAGCGCAGAGCAGGTGGCTTCTCATGCCCCGCCCTAGGCCTCTCTGAGATGCCTCACCCGACACCCTCGCGTGCATGCGCGGCTCGGGATGCTGTGGTTCTAGGTTCTTGCACGCCATTGTTGGGGGACTTGAACCTTCTCATCCGTGGGCATCTTGGGTGTGTGCTTCCTACAGGCCAAACAGCTGGTCAGCAGGGTGGTGGCCCAGAACATCTGCCAGTATCGCAGCCTTCAGTACAGCCGCCCGGAGGGCCCGGACGGGGGGCTCGCCGAGGAGGTGCTCTTCGGTGCGTACTGTGCTCTGCGGCCTTCTGGGGACGGCGGAGCAGGCTCCTTTCTCCTGGGACCGTCCCTGAGTCTTTTCACGGCCCTTCTAGGAAACCTGGACCTGCTACCTCCTCCTGGGAAGAGTGCCAAGCCGGGCGCTGCCCCTGTGGAGCACAAGGGCCTGGTGTCCCACAATGGCAGCCTCATCAACGTGGGGAACCTGCTGCAGCGTGCGGAGCAGCAGGACAGCGGGCGGCTCTACCTGGAGAACAAGATTCACACACTGGAGCTGAAGCTGGGTGAGTGGCTGGCGGCGCGGGGAGCTGTCGCGGCCCGGCAGGGACCTGTCGCGGCCCAGCGCAGACACGAGGAGACGAGCGGGAGGCCCGCCCCTCAGCCTCCAGGCCTCCGGCCCTACGCTCCCCTCCTTAGCTTGGCAGTCTTTCCTGTCTTCCCCCGCCAGAGGAGAGCCATAACCGCTTCTCAGCCACGGAAGTGACGAATAAGACGCTGGCCGCAGAGATGCAGGAGCTGAGAACCCGGCTGGCTGAGGCTGAGGAGACGGCCCGGACGGCGGAGCGACAGAAGCACCAGCTTCAGCGGCTGCTACAGGAGTTCCGAAGGCGCCTGACCCCCCTGCAGCTTGAGGTGCAGCGGATGGTTGAAAAGGTGAGCCTCCTGGGAGAGACGGCCGCCGGGCGGGGAGGCTGGGTCAGGGCAGCCGGCACGGGGCCGGGCCCAGGTTCGCCTTGCCGCCTCCTCCATCCGCTAGTTTCTTATGGAATCAGTCAGTCCGCAGCTGGCACCCTGGAGTCTCCCAGGAGGAAGTGCTCAGTAGTCCTTGGATCTCGGCCCTTCCTCTGAGTCCCGATTCTCCTGACATCTGTTTCAAACAGGCAGACAGCTGGGTAGAGAAGGAGGAGCCAGCGCCTAGCAACTGAGGGGCCTGGTGCAGGAGCTGCCATCCTGTGAGGTCAGCGATGGAGCCTGCTGAAGTTAGAGCCCTTTTGGTTCTAGAAAGAAGCTGGAGCAGGACCCGGGAGCCATAGGCAGGGGTGGCTGACCCCTGCGCTCGGCCTCTGTAGAGGAGCTCAGGCCGTCAGGGTGGGGTCTGTCTGTGCCGTGTGGGACGGATGAGTGAGGAAGCCGGTTCCACTTGCAACTAAATCCAACATCTTCTGCACCCCTCGAATGTCATTTTGCCCTCTACCTTGGGATTCCTCCTGGGGCCCTTTCGTCTTGTGCTTTCTCCTGTCCTCTTCCAGTTTAGAATAAGACGGGAGGAAAAGGCTTTTTGAGTCTGTCATAAGGTCTGAtgccaacaaactgaaggaacaGACGGCGGAAGCTGGCTGGGGGTAAGAGCCCCTTCCTCCGGATGGCGCAAATCCTGCCAGGTTACAGGAGCAGGTTCTGGGGGACAGGTCTCCCGCGGCCATCGCAGGAACAGAGTCAGTCAGTGCTGGCGGGCGTTTAGCGTTGGGCAGTGTTTGCCAGTGAACACTGTGTTCCAGCCACCCCAGACTTGCCAGAAGAAACCAGCACCTCTTTTCCCTGGCTCCCCGTGTTCAGAATGTGGTATTGGCTCTGGCCCAGCCTTTTCCCTGTTCCCCATAAAAGTCTCGCCTCTTTCCATAATCCGTGGTTTCAGTTTGACTTTGTATATAaagtgttctgttttttttttttttttttttttggctttttgttttttaaataaaccaaAGTCAAAACAAACTAAGTGTCCTCTGTAACTCTCCCCTCGCTCCTCTTCTAGTTCTGCCTGTGCTCCGCCCTCCTCCCAACCCTCAGCGCAGCCTCTGCGTGATGCAGGTGTCACCTCCGGAGGGTGGGGGCCTGCAGCTCTGGGCTCTGCTGCCTGCTACTCAGGAGAGGGGCTGCCGCAGGGTCTGGGAAGGACTTGGGGtggctcctcccctcctctctttagTCACGGCACAACAATATACGGACATTTTACTGAAAACTTtttacttggaaaaataaaatcccaaattATCAGGTAAGACATAAACTCACTGTTGTTGCTCTGAGGCCTATGATTCGGTCTGTGACATTTTGTGGGGTAGGCTGTTGACATGCGTTGAGTCCCAGCTTCCTAGGGAAGCTGCAAGACTCAGGGCTCTGCCCTGCAGTTGACCCAAAGTCTAGAAGTGGGCAGAGCCGGCCACTGTCTTGCCGAGAGGCTGGCGTGAGGGGCCCGTTGCGGCTGGGAGACCGTGGCTTTCACGTTGCCCAGGGCAGTGTCGAGGCCTCTCCCAGAAAGGGCGAGTCTGAGGTGAAAAGGCAGCGAGGGTGGGTGACTCCCCAGGGTGGCCCTTTTGGAGGTAGACGTGATCCCAACCGTGCAAGCCAGGCTAAGACCTCAAGGGAGCAGAcgagagcccaggctctggccgTAGGCCAGGATGCACTTTGGACGGTTCCTTAGGGACTAAGACAGTCTACACTGCTTACCTGTCTGTGGGTTCTTGCTACGAGTGGGGAAGCGAGAGCCTGCTCGGGGCTCCTGGTGCCAGGCTCACCCCCAAGGGCTGGGGTGGTGCAGCGGGAGCTGCCGCTATCCACGTCCTCCCAGGCAAGGGCCCCTTGCTGCCTGATGCCCGAGCCTGAGCTCGTAAAGCGAAGGCTCGAGAGGCCGACTTGTGTTCCAGTCCTCCGAGGGCCAGGCTCAGTCATCGGCCACGATGGACAGGGCCCTGAGCTCGCTCAGTCTGGCCTCGTTCTCGCGCTCCCGCTGCTCGTCAGGACGGCCGGGCTGCGCAAGCTGCTGGGTCAGGTCTCCGAAGATCTTGTGCATTTCCGAGTAGTACACGACCTGGGGTGGGAGCGGGAGGAGGTCGGCGGTGGTGGGCTCCAGGGTGCCAGGCCCcgcagcaggccccgccccccgggggcACGGCAGTGGATGGGCGGAGGGCTGGAGCCTGTGGGAAGCGGAGCGCAGGGCTGGACTCCACTCTTCCCTCCACCACCGCCCTCCCCTTGAGCTGCGTGGCAACCACAGCCCCGGGTCCTTCAGGAACATTCACTGCCCGCTgcctgggtggcagagggggcgACGGGTACgtgggggggggcggcggggggggctCTG harbors:
- the CCAR2 gene encoding cell cycle and apoptosis regulator protein 2 isoform X10, which gives rise to MSQFKRQRISPLPGGRNFSGAASTSLLGPPPGLLTPPVATDLSQNARHLQGGEKQRVFTGIVTSLHDYFGVVDEEVFFQLSVVKGRLPQLGEKVLVKAAYNPGQAVPWNAVKVQTLSNQPLLKSPAPPLLHVAALGQKQGILGAQPQLIFQPHRIPPLFPQKPLSLFQTSHTLHLSHLNRFPARGPHGRLDPGRSDDYDSKKRKQRASGEPWGAKKPRHDLPPYRVHLTPYTVDSPTCDFLELQRRYRTLLVPSDFLAVHLSWLSAFPLSQPFSLHHPSRIQASSEKEPAPDAGAEPTPTDSDPAYSSKVLLLSSPGLEELYRCCMLFVDDMAEPRETPEHPLKQIKFLLGQKEEEVVLVGGEWSPSLDGLDPKGDQQVLVRTAIRCAQAQTGIDLSACTKWWRFAEFQYLQLGPPRRLQTVVVYLPDIWTIMPTLEEWEALCQQKAAEAAPPPQEVPETEPTEQAADASEQAADTSKQNAENPEVTAQQEMDTDLPEAPPPPLEPAVMARPSCVNLSIHSIVEDRRPKERISFEVMVLAELFLEMLQRDFGYRIYKMLLSLPEKVVAAPEPEKEEAAKEEEAVKEEAKESKDEVQSEGTAAESDAPPKEDGLLPKPPSSGGEEEEKPRGEVSEDLCEMALDPELLLLRDDGEEEFAGAKLEDSEVRSVASNQSEMEFSSLQDMPKELDPSPVLPLDCLLAFVFFDANWCGYLHRRDLERILLTLGLRLSAEQAKQLVSRVVAQNICQYRSLQYSRPEGPDGGLAEEVLFGNLDLLPPPGKSAKPGAAPVEHKGLVSHNGSLINVGNLLQRAEQQDSGRLYLENKIHTLELKLEESHNRFSATEVTNKTLAAEMQELRTRLAEAEETARTAERQKHQLQRLLQEFRRRLTPLQLEVQRMVEKADSWVEKEEPAPSN
- the CCAR2 gene encoding cell cycle and apoptosis regulator protein 2 isoform X5, with translation MSQFKRQRISPLPGGRNFSGAASTSLLGPPPGLLTPPVATDLSQNARHLQGGEKQRVFTGIVTSLHDYFGVVDEEVFFQLSVVKGRLPQLGEKVLVKAAYNPGQAVPWNAVKVQTLSNQPLLKSPAPPLLHVAALGQKQGILGAQPQLIFQPHRIPPLFPQKPLSLFQTSHTLHLSHLNRFPARGPHGRLDPGRSDDYDSKKRKQRASGEPWGAKKPRHDLPPYRVHLTPYTVDSPTCDFLELQRRYRTLLVPSDFLAVHLSWLSAFPLSQPFSLHHPSRIQASSEKEPAPDAGAEPTPTDSDPAYSSKVLLLSSPGLEELYRCCMLFVDDMAEPRETPEHPLKQIKFLLGQKEEEVVLVGGEWSPSLDGLDPKGDQQVLVRTAIRCAQAQTGIDLSACTKWWRFAEFQYLQLGPPRRLQTVVVYLPDIWTIMPTLEEWEALCQQKAAEAAPPPQEMVVALDFSSQETEPTEQAADASEQAADTSKQNAENPEVTAQQEMDTDLPEAPPPPLEPAVMARPSCVNLSIHSIVEDRRPKERISFEVMVLAELFLEMLQRDFGYRIYKMLLSLPEKVVAAPEPEKEEAAKEEEAVKEEAKESKDEKEDGLLPKPPSSGGEEEEKPRGEVSEDLCEMALDPELLLLRDDGEEEFGAKLEDSEVRSVASNQSEMEFSSLQDMPKELDPSPVLPLDCLLAFVFFDANWCGYLHRRDLERILLTLGLRLSAEQAKQLVSRVVAQNICQYRSLQYSRPEGPDGGLAEEVLFGAYCALRPSGDGGAGSFLLGPSLSLFTALLGNLDLLPPPGKSAKPGAAPVEHKGLVSHNGSLINVGNLLQRAEQQDSGRLYLENKIHTLELKLEESHNRFSATEVTNKTLAAEMQELRTRLAEAEETARTAERQKHQLQRLLQEFRRRLTPLQLEVQRMVEKADSWVEKEEPAPSN
- the CCAR2 gene encoding cell cycle and apoptosis regulator protein 2 isoform X4, with the translated sequence MSQFKRQRISPLPGGRNFSGAASTSLLGPPPGLLTPPVATDLSQNARHLQGGEKQRVFTGIVTSLHDYFGVVDEEVFFQLSVVKGRLPQLGEKVLVKAAYNPGQAVPWNAVKVQTLSNQPLLKSPAPPLLHVAALGQKQGILGAQPQLIFQPHRIPPLFPQKPLSLFQTSHTLHLSHLNRFPARGPHGRLDPGRSDDYDSKKRKQRASGEPWGAKKPRHDLPPYRVHLTPYTVDSPTCDFLELQRRYRTLLVPSDFLAVHLSWLSAFPLSQPFSLHHPSRIQASSEKEPAPDAGAEPTPTDSDPAYSSKVLLLSSPGLEELYRCCMLFVDDMAEPRETPEHPLKQIKFLLGQKEEEVVLVGGEWSPSLDGLDPKGDQQVLVRTAIRCAQAQTGIDLSACTKWWRFAEFQYLQLGPPRRLQTVVVYLPDIWTIMPTLEEWEALCQQKAAEAAPPPQEETEPTEQAADASEQAADTSKQNAENPEVTAQQEMDTDLPEAPPPPLEPAVMARPSCVNLSIHSIVEDRRPKERISFEVMVLAELFLEMLQRDFGYRIYKMLLSLPEKVVAAPEPEKEEAAKEEEAVKEEAKESKDEVQSEGTAAESDAPPKEDGLLPKPPSSGGEEEEKPRGEVSEDLCEMALDPELLLLRDDGEEEFGAKLEDSEVRSVASNQSEMEFSSLQDMPKELDPSPVLPLDCLLAFVFFDANWCGYLHRRDLERILLTLGLRLSAEQAKQLVSRVVAQNICQYRSLQYSRPEGPDGGLAEEVLFGAYCALRPSGDGGAGSFLLGPSLSLFTALLGNLDLLPPPGKSAKPGAAPVEHKGLVSHNGSLINVGNLLQRAEQQDSGRLYLENKIHTLELKLEESHNRFSATEVTNKTLAAEMQELRTRLAEAEETARTAERQKHQLQRLLQEFRRRLTPLQLEVQRMVEKADSWVEKEEPAPSN
- the CCAR2 gene encoding cell cycle and apoptosis regulator protein 2 isoform X3 gives rise to the protein MSQFKRQRISPLPGGRNFSGAASTSLLGPPPGLLTPPVATDLSQNARHLQGGEKQRVFTGIVTSLHDYFGVVDEEVFFQLSVVKGRLPQLGEKVLVKAAYNPGQAVPWNAVKVQTLSNQPLLKSPAPPLLHVAALGQKQGILGAQPQLIFQPHRIPPLFPQKPLSLFQTSHTLHLSHLNRFPARGPHGRLDPGRSDDYDSKKRKQRASGEPWGAKKPRHDLPPYRVHLTPYTVDSPTCDFLELQRRYRTLLVPSDFLAVHLSWLSAFPLSQPFSLHHPSRIQASSEKEPAPDAGAEPTPTDSDPAYSSKVLLLSSPGLEELYRCCMLFVDDMAEPRETPEHPLKQIKFLLGQKEEEVVLVGGEWSPSLDGLDPKGDQQVLVRTAIRCAQAQTGIDLSACTKWWRFAEFQYLQLGPPRRLQTVVVYLPDIWTIMPTLEEWEALCQQKAAEAAPPPQEVPETEPTEQAADASEQAADTSKQNAENPEVTAQQEMDTDLPEAPPPPLEPAVMARPSCVNLSIHSIVEDRRPKERISFEVMVLAELFLEMLQRDFGYRIYKMLLSLPEKVVAAPEPEKEEAAKEEEAVKEEAKESKDEVQSEGTAAESDAPPKEDGLLPKPPSSGGEEEEKPRGEVSEDLCEMALDPELLLLRDDGEEEFGAKLEDSEVRSVASNQSEMEFSSLQDMPKELDPSPVLPLDCLLAFVFFDANWCGYLHRRDLERILLTLGLRLSAEQAKQLVSRVVAQNICQYRSLQYSRPEGPDGGLAEEVLFGAYCALRPSGDGGAGSFLLGPSLSLFTALLGNLDLLPPPGKSAKPGAAPVEHKGLVSHNGSLINVGNLLQRAEQQDSGRLYLENKIHTLELKLEESHNRFSATEVTNKTLAAEMQELRTRLAEAEETARTAERQKHQLQRLLQEFRRRLTPLQLEVQRMVEKADSWVEKEEPAPSN
- the CCAR2 gene encoding cell cycle and apoptosis regulator protein 2 isoform X9, with the protein product MSQFKRQRISPLPGGRNFSGAASTSLLGPPPGLLTPPVATDLSQNARHLQGGEKQRVFTGIVTSLHDYFGVVDEEVFFQLSVVKGRLPQLGEKVLVKAAYNPGQAVPWNAVKVQTLSNQPLLKSPAPPLLHVAALGQKQGILGAQPQLIFQPHRIPPLFPQKPLSLFQTSHTLHLSHLNRFPARGPHGRLDPGRSDDYDSKKRKQRASGEPWGAKKPRHDLPPYRVHLTPYTVDSPTCDFLELQRRYRTLLVPSDFLAVHLSWLSAFPLSQPFSLHHPSRIQASSEKEPAPDAGAEPTPTDSDPAYSSKVLLLSSPGLEELYRCCMLFVDDMAEPRETPEHPLKQIKFLLGQKEEEVVLVGGEWSPSLDGLDPKGDQQVLVRTAIRCAQAQTGIDLSACTKWWRFAEFQYLQLGPPRRLQTVVVYLPDIWTIMPTLEEWEALCQQKAAEAAPPPQEVPVETEPTEQAADASEQAADTSKQNAENPEVTAQQEMDTDLPEAPPPPLEPAVMARPSCVNLSIHSIVEDRRPKERISFEVMVLAELFLEMLQRDFGYRIYKMLLSLPEKVVAAPEPEKEEAAKEEEAVKEEAKESKDEVQSEGTAAESDAPPKEDGLLPKPPSSGGEEEEKPRGEVSEDLCEMALDPELLLLRDDGEEEFGAKLEDSEVRSVASNQSEMEFSSLQDMPKELDPSPVLPLDCLLAFVFFDANWCGYLHRRDLERILLTLGLRLSAEQAKQLVSRVVAQNICQYRSLQYSRPEGPDGGLAEEVLFGNLDLLPPPGKSAKPGAAPVEHKGLVSHNGSLINVGNLLQRAEQQDSGRLYLENKIHTLELKLEESHNRFSATEVTNKTLAAEMQELRTRLAEAEETARTAERQKHQLQRLLQEFRRRLTPLQLEVQRMVEKADSWVEKEEPAPSN
- the CCAR2 gene encoding cell cycle and apoptosis regulator protein 2 isoform X13, giving the protein MSQFKRQRISPLPGGRNFSGAASTSLLGPPPGLLTPPVATDLSQNARHLQGGEKQRVFTGIVTSLHDYFGVVDEEVFFQLSVVKGRLPQLGEKVLVKAAYNPGQAVPWNAVKVQTLSNQPLLKSPAPPLLHVAALGQKQGILGAQPQLIFQPHRIPPLFPQKPLSLFQTSHTLHLSHLNRFPARGPHGRLDPGRSDDYDSKKRKQRASGEPWGAKKPRHDLPPYRVHLTPYTVDSPTCDFLELQRRYRTLLVPSDFLAVHLSWLSAFPLSQPFSLHHPSRIQASSEKEPAPDAGAEPTPTDSDPAYSSKVLLLSSPGLEELYRCCMLFVDDMAEPRETPEHPLKQIKFLLGQKEEEVVLVGGEWSPSLDGLDPKGDQQVLVRTAIRCAQAQTGIDLSACTKWWRFAEFQYLQLGPPRRLQTVVVYLPDIWTIMPTLEEWEALCQQKAAEAAPPPQEVPVETEPTEQAADASEQAADTSKQNAENPEVTAQQEMDTDLPEAPPPPLEPAVMARPSCVNLSIHSIVEDRRPKERISFEVMVLAELFLEMLQRDFGYRIYKMLLSLPEKVVAAPEPEKEEAAKEEEAVKEEAKESKDEKEDGLLPKPPSSGGEEEEKPRGEVSEDLCEMALDPELLLLRDDGEEEFAGAKLEDSEVRSVASNQSEMEFSSLQDMPKELDPSPVLPLDCLLAFVFFDANWCGYLHRRDLERILLTLGLRLSAEQAKQLVSRVVAQNICQYRSLQYSRPEGPDGGLAEEVLFGNLDLLPPPGKSAKPGAAPVEHKGLVSHNGSLINVGNLLQRAEQQDSGRLYLENKIHTLELKLEESHNRFSATEVTNKTLAAEMQELRTRLAEAEETARTAERQKHQLQRLLQEFRRRLTPLQLEVQRMVEKADSWVEKEEPAPSN